TTGGGTAGAGGgaaacagagatgatgatgggtTTACCGAAATTGCGACCGACGATACAATGCCAGGTAGGTCCATGCTTCTTGTCGAACTCTTTCTTAATGTGTTCTGCAACGTCCTTCTCTACACTGTTTTTCTCAAAAGCCTACACCAATCGTGTTCCATTTGTGCAGGAAGATCAGGATCAAATCAATTCAACGAAACCAAGAGGGAGCAAAGatgatatataaaatataaaatgacgCGGGggaactgaaattttttttatatttaaatgtatacagagagaaaaggaagggagagagagaaagagagctaACGGAGAGAGCACAATCGATCGCCTCTTTCTGCAGGTCCTCCTTCATGTCCGCACTTTTGATGATTACTTTCTTGCCAGAAACAGGAGATGCTGAAGGCGATTTTTTGTCATCGGACAAGGGTTTGCCCCTCTTCCTCTCATCCATcgctactcttcttcttcttctctcttggcTTTGGACCCAGCACCAAGCTTATGGAGGCGAGGGAGGGGTTCCAGGCTACTTCCGCTCCGACTCTTTGGCTCTTTGCTTCACTGTACTCTTTTGCTTCTTGTGCGAGGGAAATCTATGCTCGGATGCTCCAAGTTCTCTTCGCTTTTTCTTGCTCCCGTCTTCCTTTCACTCTGTTTTTCTAATAAGATCAGTATTTAATTAGGGACTCGGGGAAACgtataaaataatgaataaataaataaaaaggtataacgtcaaaataacaccttttttcttttttggtagaagtttAAATGACACCTTAAATGGTAAGAAAAGGCTGAACACGCTACCATGGTGCGGCGGATGCCAACTCGACAGcttgtgtctctctctttcctttctggAAAATGATTCTAATGCCCTTTTCATTCCACCCCTTGTTAGTTAGGTGTGAAAATTGTTTACAATTTCTGTATTGATAAATTAAGTATCGGGCGGTCTgatgctcactacacctcaTTGCTCATCATAGAGAATGTAGACTTGTTGGTTGAGCTATTTATTAATGACATGCCCAATTGTCCAACTGCCTTACCACTGAGGTAAAAACTCATCCCCGACAAAGCATAAAATATCAATcttatgaaaatttttaatctaaataaatTTTCTAAGTGTTAAATTGAGcgttaaaacataaaaaatcatgaATGCATAATAATagtatttattatatatatgcaGGTGAGTAATTGAAAGAGTTCAAAATAACACACTAATTTAGTTCATGTACTCTCTATCCAACAGTTAGAACGGCAACATCATATGTCCTTCTGGCATAATGAAGCTGGCCTAGTTGAAACcttctgaaaataaaagaaaatgttttttattcttatttttattataggCATAAGGTTATATGCACAGCAGTGCCTTCAACCGTTGGATAGGGAATGTGTTATTACACTTCTGCCCCACCCAGCCACACCCATCCGACGGTTGAAAGCATGTGTATAAAAATTGGGTctctttattatattttgtgAGTTTCTCTTGTTGGTAGAGGGAAAGCGACAGCAAGGGAGATTGGTTTAAGGTATTTAGGATAATCCGTATTTGAACATTGATGGCTTCCAACCATGTTTAGAAGATCAATAAAATCATTATTAACAAACACTTCTCAAAGCAATACCATAGAGAGTTCAGCAATTTATCATTTCTTTCTAGACTGAATTCCAAAAGAAATCAGAGGTGGTTATAGTTATACCTGTCTCAGATACACCAAAGTCTCTAGTACAAGAAATCTAGGAGAACTAGAATCCAAATAGATTCTCTTCTATTACAAAATGGAGACAATTAGGATGAACCATCAAAAGACGATATGATTACAGTCTTGATCATAGGGAATAGTTGCCACCATGTTATACAAATTTTCAAGTGGAACTCCATCAAGTTCCATGTTTATTGCAGTTTACAAGCAACTCTCTTTATGACCATTTACAAATTTACTGCATGACAAGTAACCTAAATTCTTTCAGCTACTACTTCAGTAGTGTTAAAGCTCTTTTGTTTAAACTATGATTCATCATCTGAGTCCCTCACAACTTTGGATGTTCTTGTTCTTGCCCTCTTGGTTTTGACAATGATATCACAAGCTTCACTTTCAGATCCAGAATCCTCAGCAGCCACAACACTATCTGACTCAGCTGACAAAACCTTATCAGACCTaccctcttcctcttcacaTGATTTGTTTTCGGAAGCAATAGCATTAATTTGTTCAGATTCATGACTTGGTGGCTCCTCTTCTCTAGTTATCTTTTTTGAATCAAGAATCTTAAAATCTCTAGCAGTGCTGCGTTTAGCATGTCTCAACAAATTTATTTTGCTCACCTTGCTAAGCTGGATAAGATATTTTTCATAATCTTCTATCTGGAAAATCAGGTCAGGGATGCATTTATTCTCCCTTCTGATCCTACCAATAATTCCCTTACCTTGTGCATTCTCCTGTTGATTCTGCAAATCAATTTAACAGCGCCATCAACAAAGAAGCCTCAGAGAACTCAAAAACATTGCGGAGtaaaacaacataaaatttccAATGACACTGAAGTGCATACCTGTTGCATCAGAGCCACAAAGTTATAGAGTGGACCAGTTAGCTTCTTGCAGGTTATTTCCGCGAGCTTCTGGAACTTGACTCCAGGTAGAAGCTGTTTGCTCCCTTTAGGAGCAATCCGTAGCTTTGTCAAAGAAGCTAAATGCTTGTAAAACCTTGCAGCCAATCTCAACAATTGCTCCGCATGAGGATCTGCACATTTAAATTTTGCATTTATAA
This Macadamia integrifolia cultivar HAES 741 chromosome 10, SCU_Mint_v3, whole genome shotgun sequence DNA region includes the following protein-coding sequences:
- the LOC122090623 gene encoding dynein light chain 2, cytoplasmic-like → MDERKRGKPLSDDKKSPSASPVSGKKVIIKSADMKEDLQKEAIDCALSAFEKNSVEKDVAEHIKKEFDKKHGPTWHCIVGRNFGSYVTHETNHFVYFYLDQKAILLFKSG